In Strigops habroptila isolate Jane chromosome 4, bStrHab1.2.pri, whole genome shotgun sequence, a single genomic region encodes these proteins:
- the RHBDL1 gene encoding LOW QUALITY PROTEIN: rhomboid-related protein 1 (The sequence of the model RefSeq protein was modified relative to this genomic sequence to represent the inferred CDS: deleted 1 base in 1 codon), with protein sequence MDRSSLLQLIQEQLDPENTGFIGVETFASLVHSHELPLDPAKLDMLVALAQGNDEGQVCYQELVDLMSSKRSSSFKRAIANGQRALPRDVLLDETGLGFYKRFVRYVAYEILPCEMDRRWYFYQHRACPPPVFMAAVTLTQIIVFLCYGARLNKWVLQTYHPEYMKSPLVYHPGHRARAWRFLTYMFMHVGLEQLGFNALLQLMIGVPLEMVHGILRISFLYLAGVLAGSLTVSITDMRAPLVGGSGGVYALCSAHLANVVMNWAGMRCPYKLLRMVLALVCMSSEVGRAVWLRFSPPLPAAGPQPSFMAHLAGAIVGISMGLTILRSYEESLREQCGWWVLLLSYGTFLLFAVFWNIFAYDLLGAQIPPPP encoded by the exons ATGGACAGgagctccctgctgcagctcatcCAGGAGCAG CTCGACCCCGAAAACACCGGCTTCATCGGGGTGGAGACATTCGCCAGCCTCGTGCACAGCCATGAGCTGCCCCTGGACCCCGCCAAGCTGGACATGCTGGTGGCCCTGGCGCAGGGCAACGACGAGGGGCAGGTCTGCTATCAGGAGCTGGTAGACCTG ATGAGCAGCAAGCGCTCGAGCAGCTTCAAGCGCGCCATTGCCAACGGGCAGCGCGCGCTGCCCCGCGACGTGCTGCTGGACGAGACCGGCCTCGGCTTCTACAAGCGCTTCGTGCGCTATGTGGCCTATGAGATCCTGCCCTGTGAGATGGACCGGCGCTGGTACTTCTACCAGCACCGCGCCTGCCCGCCCCCCGTCTTCATGGCAGCCGTCACTCTCACCCAG ATCATAGTGTTCCTCTGCTACGGGGCCCGGCTGAACAAGTGGGTGCTGCAGACCTACCACCCCGAGTACATGAAGAGCCCCTTGGTCTACCACCCCGGGCACCGCGCGCGCGCCTGGCGCTTCCTCACCTACATGTTCATGCACGTGGG GCTGGAGCAGTTGGGGTTCAACGCGCTCCTGCAGCTGATGATCGGGGTGCCCCTGGAGATGGTGCACGGCATCCTGCGCATCAGCTTCCTCTACCTGGCCGGGGTCCTGGCAG GCTCCCTCACCGTCTCCATCACGGACATGCGGGCGCCGCTGGTCGGGGGCTCG GGGGGGGTCTACGCGCTCTGCTCAGCACATCTTGCCAACGTCGTCATG AACTGGGCTGGGATGCGCTGCCCCTACAAGCTGCTGCGGATGGTGCTGGCACTAGTGTGCA TGAGCTCCGAGGTGGGCCGCGCCGTGTGGCTCCGGTTctcgccgccgctgcccgccgcggggccgcaGCCCAGCTTCATGGCGCACTTGGCCGGGGCCATCGTGGGCATCAGCATGGGGCTGACGATCCTGCGCAGCTACGAGGAGAGCCTGCGGGAGCAGTGcggctggtgggtgctgctgctctcctaCGGCACCTTCCTCCTCTTCGCCGTCTTCTGGAACATCTTTGCCTACGACCTGCTGGGGGCACAGATCCCCCCCCCGCCAtaa
- the STUB1 gene encoding E3 ubiquitin-protein ligase CHIP isoform X1 has translation MKGKEEREGGAAGPGAAGPGAGGAGGGGSPEKSHSAQEHKEQGNRLFGGRKYPEAAACYGRAINRNPLVAVYYTNRALCYLKMQQHDKALADCKRALELDGQSVKAHFFLGQCQMEMENYDEAIANLQRAYNLAKEQRLNFGDDIPSALRIAKKKRWNSIEEKRINQENELHSYLTKLITAEKERELAECRKTQQEENADESRSRVQLASIEAKHDKYLADMDELFSQVDEKRKKRDIPDYLCGKISFELMREPCITPSGITYDRKDIEEHLQRVGHFDPVTRSPLTQDQLIPNLAMKEVIDAFISENGWVEDY, from the exons atgaaggggaaggaggagcgGGAGGGCGGCGCAGCGgggcccggggcggcggggccgggcgcagggggcgcggggggcggcggcaGCCCCGAGAAGAGCCACAGCGCGCAGGAGCACAAGGAGCAGGGGAACCGGCTCTTCGGCGGACGCAAGTACCCCGAGGCCGCCGCCTGCTACGGCCGCGCCATC AACCGCAACCCCTTGGTGGCCGTGTACTACACGAACCGGGCCCTCTGCTACCTGAAGATGCAGCAGCACGACAAGGCGCTGGCGGACTGCAAGCGAGCCCTGGAGCTGGACGGCCAGTCGGTGAAGGCTCACTTCTTCCTGGGCCAGTGCCAGATGGAGATGGAAAACTATGACGAGGCCATCGCCAACCTGCAGCGAG CCTACAACCTCGCCAAGGAGCAGCGGCTGAATTTCGGGGATGACATCCCCAGCGCGCTGCGCATCGCCAAGAAGAAGCGTTGGAACAGCATCGAGGAGAAGCGGATCAACCAGGAGAACGAGCTGCATTCCTACCTGACCAAGCTGATCACAGCGGAGAAGGAGAG GGAGCTGGCCGAGTGCAGAAAGACTCAGCAGGAAGAAAACGCCGATGAGAGCCGGAGCCGCGTTCAGCTGGCCAGCATCGAGGCCAAACAT GACAAATACCTGGCAGACATGGACGAGCTCTTCTCTCAAGTGGatgagaagaggaag AAGCGAGACATCCCCGACTACCTGTGCGGGAAGATCAGTTTTGAGCTGATGCGGGAGCCCTGCATCACACCCAGCGGCATCACCTACGACAGGAAGGACATTGAGGAACATCTCCAG CGCGTGGGGCACTTCGATCCGGTGACGCGGAGTCCCCTGACCCAGGACCAGCTGATCCCCAACCTCGCCATGAAGGAGGTGATCGATGCCTTCATCTCGGAGAACGGCTGGGTGGAGGATTACTGA
- the FBXL16 gene encoding F-box/LRR-repeat protein 16 translates to MSNPRNGDTKPPCLPRNGLVKIPTQPNGLGSASITKGTPAVKNRLCQPSSVPAILSPALAHRSDLPIPSLASPLSLATLAGVSSPPGASLVGLNTSEGSEQPSPERLPGSLSERQLAVDEKILNRLFWYFSACEKCVLAQVCKAWRRVLYQPKFWVGLTPVLHTKELYNVLPGGEKEFVSLQGFAVRGFDGFCLVGVSDLDICEFIDNYPLSKKGVKSMSLKRSTITDAGLEVMLEQMQGVVRLELSGCNDFTEAGLWSSLNARITALSVSDCINVADDAIAAISQLLPNLTELNLQAYHVTDTALAYFTAKQGYTTHTLRLNSCWEITNHGVVNMVHSLPNLSVLSLSGCSKVTDDGVELVAENLRKLRSLDLSWCPRITDMALEYIACDLHKLEELVLDRCVRITDTGLSYLSTMSSLRSLYLRWCCQVQDFGLKHLLSMGSLRLLSLAGCPLLTTTGLSGLVQLQDLEELELTNCPGATPELFKYFSQHLPCCMVIE, encoded by the exons ATGTCGAACCCGAGAAACGGTGACACCAAGCCCCCATGTTTGCCCCGCAATGGACTGGTGAAGATCCCCACGCAACCCAACGGCCTCGGCTCCGCCAGCATCACCAAAGGCACCCCCGCTGTCAAAAACCGCCTGTGCCAGCCTTCCTCTGTGCCTGCCATCCTCAGCCCGGCCTTAGCGCACCGCAGCGACCTGCCCATCCCCAGCCTGGCCTCCCCGCTCTCTTTGGCCACTCTGGCCGGCGTCTCCTCCCCTCCCGGTGCTTCCTTGGTGGGACTGAACACAAGCGAAGGCTCGGAGCAGCCCTCTCCAGAGCGGCTGCCCGGCTCGCTCTCGGAGAGGCAGCTGGCAGTGGACGAGAAGATCCTCAACCGCTTGTTCTGGTACTTTTCGGCGTGCGAGAAGTGCGTGCTGGCTCAGGTGTGCAAGGCATGGCGGCGGGTGCTCTACCAGCCCAAGTTCTGGGTGGGCTTGACACCCGTCCTGCACACCAAAGAGCTCTACAACGTCCTGCCTGGTGGCGAGAAGGAGTTTGTCAGCCTGCAGGGCTTCGCTGTCCGCGGCTTCGATGGCTTCTGCCTCGTGGGTGTCTCTGACCTGGACATTTGTGAGTTCATTGACAACTACCCCCTCTCCAAGAAGGGGGTCAAGTCCATGAGCCTTAAGAGGTCAACCATCACGGACGCAGGGTTGGAG GTGATGCTGGAGCAGATGCAAGGTGTGGTGCGGCTGGAGCTGTCGGGCTGCAACGACTTCACAGAGGCCGGGCTGTGGTCCAGCCTCAACGCCCGCATCACGGCGCTGAGTGTCAGCGACTGCATCAACGTGGCCGACGACGCCATCGCCGCCATCTCGCAGCTCCTGCCCAACCTCACTGAGCTCAACCTGCAAGCCTACCACGTCACCGACACGGCGCTCGCCTACTTCACCGCCAAGCAAGGCTACACCACCCACACCCTGCGCCTCAACTCCTGCTGGGAGATCACCAACCACGGCGTGGTCAACATGGTCCACAGCCTGCCCAACCTGAGCGTCCTCAGCCTCTCGGGCTGCTCCAAGGTGACAGATGATGGCGTGGAGCTGGTGGCCGAGAACCTGCGGAAGCTGCGCAGCCTCGACCTCTCCTGGTGCCCTCGTATCACTGACATGGCCCTGGAGTACATCGCCTGCGACCTGCACAAGCTAGAGGAGCTGGTGCTCGACAG GTGCGTGCGGATCACCGACACCGGCCTCAGCTACCTGTCCACCATGTCGTCCCTGCGGAGCCTCTACCTGCGCTGGTGCTGCCAG gtgcAGGATTTTGGCCTGAAGCATCTCCTGAGCATGGGCAGCCTGCGCCTCCTCTCGCTGGCTG GCTGCCCCTTGCTGACCACCACGGGGCTGTCGGGGCTGGTGCAGCTGCAGGatctggaggagctggagctcaCCAACTGCCCTGGCGCCACCCCAGAGCTCTTCAAGTACTTCTCCCAGCACCTCCCGTGCTGCATGGTGATCGAGTAG
- the WDR24 gene encoding GATOR complex protein WDR24 translates to MEKMARVTTALGGNALTGRTMFCHLDAPANAISVCRDAAQVVVAGRNIFKIYSIEEDQFVEKLNLRVGRKPSLNFSCADVVWHQMDENLLATAATNGVVVTWNLGKPSRNKQDQLFTEHKRTVNKVCFHPTEVYMLLSGSQDGYMKCFDLRKKDSVSTFSGQSESVRDVQFSIRDYFTFAATFENGNVQLWDIRRPDRYERMFTAHNGPVFCCDWHPEDRGWLATGGRDKMVKVWDMNTTRAKEIYCVQTIASVARVKWRPECKHHIATCSMMVDHNIYVWDVRRPFIPSAMFEEHKDVTTGIVWRHLHDPYFLLSGSKDSTLYQHIFKDASQPIDRANPEGLCYSLYGDLAFAAKESLISSDSNRKPYIGDRRHPIFFKRKLDPTEQFEYISSSSALSVFEMDVESGSMDWFVHTAKQYVLAGRPLPELCDHNAKVAKGLDRNQVAQTWTMLRIIYSSLGTVSSTNLNHSMGKGSTTLPLMNSFNLKDIPSGLGSESRLDRSKGESRSENILMDSSSTLMNNEDNEETEGSDVPADYLLGDVEADEDDLYMMDHENPHAEEQEYSLPQEAFPLRHEIVDNPSALDHLQDKADSPHVSGNEAETVSLTPVESFSLISISHSLYENRLPSDFFNPIVRDTLLFYAEQGDVQTAVSILIVLGDRIRKEIDEQTQEHWYTSYIDLLQRFQLWNISNEVIKLSTCRAINCLNQASTTLHVNCSNCKRPMSNRGWICDRCRQCASMCAVCHHVVKGLFVWCQGCSHGGHLQHIMKWLETSSHCPAGCGHLCEYS, encoded by the exons ATGGAGAAGATGGCCAGGGTCACCACGGCCCTGGGGGGCAATGCCCTGACAGGCCGGACCATGTTCTGTCACCTGGACGCCCCTGCCAATGCCATTAGCGTGTGCCGCGATGCCGCCCAGGTGGTGGTGGCCGGCCGCAACATCTTCAAGATCTACTCCATCGAGGAGGACCAGTTTGTGGAGAAGCTGAACCTCCGCGTCGGCCGCAAACCCTCCCTGAACTTCAGCTGCGCCGACGTGGTGTGGCACCAGATGGACGAGAACCTGCTGGCCACTGCTGCCACCAACGGCGTGGTGGTCACCTGGAACCTGGGCAAGCCGTCCCGCAACAAACAGGACCAGCTCTTCACCGAGCACAAGCGCACCGTCAACAAGGTCTGCTTCCACCCCACTGAGGTCTACATGCTCCTCAGCGGCTCCCAGGATGGCTACATGAAGTGCTTCGACCTGCGCAAGAAGGACTCTGTCAGCACCTTCTCTG GCCAGTCGGAGAGTGTGCGGGACGTGCAGTTCAGCATCCGGGACTACTTCACCTTTGCTGCCACCTTTGAGAATGGGAACGTGCAGCTGTGGGACATCCGCCGGCCCGACCGCTATGAGAGGATGTTCACAGCCCACAATGGACCTGTCTTCTGCTGCGACTGGCACCCAGAGGACAG GGGCTGGCTGGCAACGGGCGGCCGGGATAAGATGGTGAAGGTGTGGGACATGAACACCACGCGGGCGAAGGAGATCTACTGTGTGCAGACCATCGCCTCGGTGGCGCGGGTGAAGTGGCGCCCGGAGTGCAAACACCACATCGCCACCTGCTCCATGATGGTGGACCACAACATCTACGTCTGGGACGTGCGGCGGCCCTTCATCCCCTCCGCCATGTTCGAGGAGCACAAGGACGTCACCACGGGCATCGTGTGGCGTCACCTCCACGACCCGTACTTCCTCCTGTCGGGCTCTAAGGACAGCACCCTCTACCAGCACATATTCAAGGACGCCAGCCAGCCCATCGACAGGGCCAACCCCGAGGGGCTGTGCTACAGCCTCTATGGAGACCTGGCCTTCGCCGCCAAGGAGAGCCTCATCTCCTCTGACTCCAACCGCAAGCCCTACATCGGTGACCGGCGGCACCCCATCTTCTTCAAGCGCAAGCTGGACCCCACGGAGCAGTTTGAGTACATCTCCTCCTCCAGCGCCCTCAGCGTCTTCGAGATGGACGTGGAGAGCGGCAGCATGGACTGGTTCGTGCACACGGCCAAGCAGTACGTGCTGGCCGGCCGGCCCCTGCCTGAGCTCTGCGACCACAACGCCAAGGTGGCCAAGGGCTTGGACCGCAACCAG GTGGCTCAAACGTGGACGATGCTGCGCATTATCTACTCCAGCCTCGGCACCGTGTCATCCACCAACCTCAACCACAGCATGGGGAAAGGCAGCACCACCCTCCCGCTCATGAACAG CTTTAACCTGAAGGATATCCCCTCTGGGCTGGGCAGCGAGTCAAGACTGGACCGTAGCAAAGGAGAAAGCCGCTCAGAAAACATCCTCATGGATTCCTCCTCCACCCTGATGAACAATGAGG ACAATGAGGAGACGGAGGGCAGTGACGTCCCTGCAGACTACCTGCTGGGAGATGTGGAAGCGGATGAGGATGACCTGTATATGATGGACCACGAGAACCCACACG CTGAAGAGCAGGAATACAGCCTTCCCCAGGAAGCCTTCCCCCTGCGCCACGAGATCGTGGACAACCCGTCGGCCTTGGACCACCTGCAGGACAAGGCTGACTCCCCTCACGTCAGTGGCAACGAGGCTGAGACGGTGTCGCTGACCCCTGTGGAGTCCTTCtccctcatctccatctcccacTCACTGTATGAGAACCGCCTGCCCTCAGACTTCTTCAACCCCATCGTGCGGGACACGCTCCTCTTCTACGCCGAGCAGGGGGACGTGCAGACGGCCGTGTCCATCCTCATTGTGCTGGGGGATCGCATCCGCAAGGAGATCGATGAGCAGACACAG GAGCACTGGTACACATCCTACATCGACCTGCTGCAGCGCTTCCAGCTCTGGAACATCTCCAACGAGGTGATCAAGCTGAGCACGTGCCGTGCCATCAACTGCCTCAACCAGGCATCCACCACCCTGCACGTCAACTGCAGCAACTGCAAGCGGCCCATGAGCAACAGGGGCTGGATCTGCGATCG GTGCCGGCAGTGTGCCAGCATGTGTGCCGTCTGCCACCACGTCGTCAAGGGGCTCTTCGTGtggtgccagggctgcagccacGGTGGACACCTCCAGCACATCATGAAGTGGCTGGAgaccagctcccactgccccgCCGGCTGCGGCCACCTCTGCGAGTACAGCTGA
- the JMJD8 gene encoding jmjC domain-containing protein 8: MAAARRLLPLLLPLAWARPAACTDPPGGGWLAGAVPEEQQCTVERADASLTYSLFLQRFAFSRPVVLRGLTDNSAFRALCTREKLLAAFGSSPVRLSTANTYSYRKVDVPFTEYVEQLLEPQDPARLGSDTLYFFGDNNLTEWGPLFQQYVPPPFRIPGTSLAYSFGIAGSGSGVPFHWHGPGFSEVIFGRKRWFLYPPDKTPHFHPNETTLAWLQHTYPTLPPAERPLECTLRPGEVLYFPDRWWHATLNLDTSVFISTFLG; this comes from the exons atggcggcggcgcggcggctgctcccgctgctgctgccgctggcCTGGGCCCGGCCCGCGGCATGCACCGACCCGCCGGGCGGCGGCTG GCTGGCGGGCGCGGTGCCGGAGGAGCAGCAGTGCACCGTGGAGCGGGCAGACGCCTCCCTCACCTACTCCCTCTTCCTGCAGCG GTTCGCCTTCTCCCGGCCGGTCGTCCTCCGAGGGCTCACGGACAACTCG gcCTTCCGAGCACTCTGCACCCGGGAGAAGCTGCTGGCGGCCTTCGGGTCCTCCCCGGTGCGGCTCAGCACGGCCAACACCTACTCCTACCGCAAGG TGGACGTGCCCTTCACGGAGTATgtggagcagctgctggagccGCAGGATCCGGCCAGGCTGGGCAGCG ACACCCTCTACTTCTTCGGGGACAACAACCTCACCGAGTGGGGCCCCCTCTTCCAGCAATACGTGCCCCCCCCATTCCGCATCCCGGGTACCAGCCTTGCCTACAGCTTTGGGATCGCAG GCTCAGGCTCTGGTGTTCCCTTCCACTGGCACGGCCCTGGTTTTTCAGAGGTGATCTTCGGCAGGAAG CGCTGGTTTCTGTACCCACCGGATAAAACACCCCACTTCCACCCCAATGAGACAACACTGGCCTGGCTCCAGCACACATACCCTACGCTGCCACCGGCTGAGCGGCCACTGGAGTGCACCCTCCGCCCTGGGGAG GTCCTGTACTTCCCTGACCGCTGGTGGCACGCCACGCTCAACCTGGACACCAGCGTCTTCATCTCCACCTTCCTGGGATAA
- the STUB1 gene encoding E3 ubiquitin-protein ligase CHIP isoform X2, whose protein sequence is MKGKEEREGGAAGPGAAGPGAGGAGGGGSPEKSHSAQEHKEQGNRLFGGRKYPEAAACYGRAINRNPLVAVYYTNRALCYLKMQQHDKALADCKRALELDGQSVKAHFFLGQCQMEMENYDEAIANLQRAYNLAKEQRLNFGDDIPSALRIAKKKRWNSIEEKRINQENELHSYLTKLITAEKERELAECRKTQQEENADESRSRVQLASIEAKHKRDIPDYLCGKISFELMREPCITPSGITYDRKDIEEHLQRVGHFDPVTRSPLTQDQLIPNLAMKEVIDAFISENGWVEDY, encoded by the exons atgaaggggaaggaggagcgGGAGGGCGGCGCAGCGgggcccggggcggcggggccgggcgcagggggcgcggggggcggcggcaGCCCCGAGAAGAGCCACAGCGCGCAGGAGCACAAGGAGCAGGGGAACCGGCTCTTCGGCGGACGCAAGTACCCCGAGGCCGCCGCCTGCTACGGCCGCGCCATC AACCGCAACCCCTTGGTGGCCGTGTACTACACGAACCGGGCCCTCTGCTACCTGAAGATGCAGCAGCACGACAAGGCGCTGGCGGACTGCAAGCGAGCCCTGGAGCTGGACGGCCAGTCGGTGAAGGCTCACTTCTTCCTGGGCCAGTGCCAGATGGAGATGGAAAACTATGACGAGGCCATCGCCAACCTGCAGCGAG CCTACAACCTCGCCAAGGAGCAGCGGCTGAATTTCGGGGATGACATCCCCAGCGCGCTGCGCATCGCCAAGAAGAAGCGTTGGAACAGCATCGAGGAGAAGCGGATCAACCAGGAGAACGAGCTGCATTCCTACCTGACCAAGCTGATCACAGCGGAGAAGGAGAG GGAGCTGGCCGAGTGCAGAAAGACTCAGCAGGAAGAAAACGCCGATGAGAGCCGGAGCCGCGTTCAGCTGGCCAGCATCGAGGCCAAACAT AAGCGAGACATCCCCGACTACCTGTGCGGGAAGATCAGTTTTGAGCTGATGCGGGAGCCCTGCATCACACCCAGCGGCATCACCTACGACAGGAAGGACATTGAGGAACATCTCCAG CGCGTGGGGCACTTCGATCCGGTGACGCGGAGTCCCCTGACCCAGGACCAGCTGATCCCCAACCTCGCCATGAAGGAGGTGATCGATGCCTTCATCTCGGAGAACGGCTGGGTGGAGGATTACTGA